Proteins from a single region of Stappia sp. ES.058:
- the lpdA gene encoding dihydrolipoyl dehydrogenase — protein MADYDLLVIGTGPGGYVCAIKAAQLGLKVGVVEKRATHGGTCLNIGCVPSKALLHTSELFEEAGHSFEDFGIKVGKPKLDLKAMMGHKQKTIDGNVGGIDYLFKKNKITAHHGTGRILSAGRVEVKAEDGSTQIFEAKSIVIATGSDVAPLPGVEIDEKQVVSSTGALELDKVPNKLIVVGAGVIGLELGSVWRRLGSEVVVVEFMDKILGPMDADVSKNFQRILKKQGMTFHLSSKVTAVEKKGKQLAVTVEPAAGGEAAAETLEADVVLVAIGRRPVTAGLGLEDAGIALDERGRVKTDEHYQTNVPGIYAIGDVIAGPMLAHKAEDEGVALAEILAGQAGHVNYGVIPGVVYTSPEVADVGMTEEQLKAEGVDYKVGKFAFMANGRAKAMNHTEGFVKVLADKETDKVLGVHIIGHGAGEMIHEAAVLMEFGGSSEDLARTCHAHPTMSEAVKEAAMAAFAKPIHA, from the coding sequence ATGGCAGACTATGATCTTCTCGTCATCGGAACCGGTCCTGGCGGCTATGTGTGCGCCATCAAGGCGGCCCAGCTTGGCCTGAAGGTCGGCGTGGTGGAAAAGCGCGCCACCCATGGCGGCACCTGCCTGAACATCGGCTGCGTTCCCTCCAAGGCGCTGCTGCACACCTCGGAACTCTTCGAGGAGGCCGGTCACAGCTTCGAGGACTTCGGCATCAAGGTCGGCAAGCCCAAGCTCGATCTCAAGGCCATGATGGGCCACAAGCAGAAGACCATCGACGGCAACGTCGGCGGCATCGACTACCTGTTCAAGAAGAACAAGATCACCGCCCATCACGGGACAGGACGGATCCTTTCCGCCGGCCGTGTCGAGGTGAAGGCCGAAGATGGGTCCACGCAGATCTTCGAGGCGAAGTCGATCGTGATCGCGACCGGCTCGGACGTTGCGCCGCTTCCCGGCGTCGAGATCGACGAGAAGCAGGTCGTGTCGTCCACCGGAGCGCTCGAGCTCGACAAGGTGCCGAACAAGCTGATCGTCGTCGGTGCGGGTGTTATCGGGCTGGAGCTCGGCTCCGTCTGGCGTCGCCTCGGATCCGAGGTTGTCGTGGTCGAGTTCATGGACAAGATCCTCGGCCCGATGGACGCGGACGTCTCGAAGAACTTCCAGCGCATCCTGAAGAAGCAGGGCATGACCTTCCATCTGTCCTCCAAGGTGACCGCCGTGGAGAAGAAGGGCAAGCAGCTCGCCGTGACCGTGGAGCCGGCGGCGGGCGGCGAGGCGGCTGCGGAAACGCTTGAGGCCGACGTGGTGCTGGTCGCCATCGGCCGCCGTCCGGTGACCGCCGGTCTCGGGCTGGAAGATGCCGGGATTGCGCTTGATGAGCGCGGCCGGGTGAAGACGGATGAGCACTATCAGACCAATGTGCCGGGCATCTATGCCATCGGCGACGTGATTGCCGGCCCGATGCTGGCGCACAAGGCGGAGGACGAGGGCGTCGCGCTCGCCGAAATCCTGGCCGGTCAGGCCGGTCACGTGAACTACGGCGTGATCCCGGGCGTCGTCTACACGAGCCCGGAAGTCGCCGACGTCGGCATGACGGAAGAGCAGCTGAAGGCGGAAGGGGTCGACTACAAGGTCGGCAAGTTCGCCTTCATGGCCAATGGTCGGGCCAAGGCGATGAACCACACCGAGGGCTTTGTGAAGGTTCTGGCGGACAAGGAGACCGACAAGGTTCTCGGCGTCCACATCATCGGCCACGGCGCCGGCGAGATGATCCACGAAGCGGCGGTGCTTATGGAATTCGGAGGGTCGTCGGAGGACCTTGCACGCACCTGCCATGCGCATCCGACAATGAGTGAAGCCGTCAAGGAAGCCGCCATGGCGGCCTTTGCCAAGCCGATCCACGCCTGA
- a CDS encoding tyrosine recombinase XerC: MTDGDSLLVSARPDVNAAMDDWLDHLGSERRLADKTLIAYERDVRQFLRFLTNHLGAPPAISDLSDLKPLDFRGFLADRRRAGAESRSLARGLSGLRSFLGFLERRGEINAAAAAAVRAPRQPRSLPKPVSAGDAMTLVDADSGMDDEPWIAARNAAVLTLLYGCGLRLSEALSLTGRTAPRKGAQTLLIRGKGGRERIVPLLPVVSEAIAAYLAACPYVPEPDGPLFLGARGGPLSPRIVQYAMARMRSVLGLPDSATPHALRHSFATHLLAGGGDLRTIQELLGHASLSSTQIYTEVDAARLLESYDQAHPRGRDRVRRD, translated from the coding sequence ATGACCGACGGCGATTCGCTCCTCGTATCGGCCCGACCCGACGTCAATGCCGCGATGGACGACTGGCTCGACCATCTCGGCTCCGAACGGCGGCTGGCTGACAAGACCCTCATCGCCTATGAGCGCGATGTGCGCCAGTTCCTGCGCTTTCTCACCAACCATCTGGGCGCACCGCCCGCCATTTCCGACCTGTCGGACCTGAAACCTCTCGATTTTCGCGGATTTCTCGCGGATCGTCGCCGCGCCGGTGCCGAGAGCCGCTCGCTTGCGCGCGGGCTTTCCGGGCTGCGGTCCTTTCTCGGGTTTCTGGAACGCCGCGGTGAGATCAATGCCGCTGCGGCCGCTGCGGTTCGTGCCCCGCGCCAGCCGCGCTCACTGCCCAAGCCGGTCTCCGCCGGCGATGCCATGACCCTTGTCGACGCGGACAGCGGCATGGACGATGAGCCGTGGATCGCCGCGCGCAACGCCGCCGTTCTCACCCTGCTCTACGGCTGCGGGCTGCGGCTGTCGGAGGCGCTGTCGCTCACGGGGCGCACCGCCCCGCGCAAGGGCGCGCAAACGCTCCTGATCCGAGGCAAGGGCGGGCGCGAGCGGATCGTCCCCCTGCTGCCGGTGGTGAGCGAGGCGATCGCGGCCTATCTGGCCGCCTGCCCCTATGTTCCCGAGCCCGACGGGCCGCTGTTTCTGGGGGCGCGGGGCGGCCCGCTCAGCCCGCGGATCGTGCAATACGCCATGGCGCGCATGCGATCCGTTCTCGGTCTTCCCGACAGCGCAACACCGCATGCGCTACGCCATTCCTTCGCAACCCACCTGCTCGCCGGCGGCGGTGACCTGCGCACGATCCAGGAGTTGCTGGGGCATGCCAGCCTGTCGTCGACCCAGATCTACACCGAAGTGGACGCCGCGCGCCTTCTGGAGAGTTACGACCAGGCGCACCCGCGCGGACGAGACAGAGTCCGGCGCGACTGA
- the fsa gene encoding fructose-6-phosphate aldolase, protein MKFFVDTADTGDIKDLAATGLLDGVTTNPSLILKAGRPMKDIIAEICDLVEGPVSAEVTATNADAMIAEGRALAGIADNIAVKLPLTLDGLKACRTLTGEGLMVNVTLCFSANQALLAAKAGATFVSPFIGRLDDINIDGMDLIREMRIIYDNYDFETEILAASIRTANHVKDCAMVGADVATVPPAVLKGLVKHPLTDKGLEQFLADWAKTGQSIL, encoded by the coding sequence ATGAAATTCTTCGTCGACACCGCCGATACCGGGGATATCAAGGACCTTGCCGCCACCGGCCTGCTCGACGGCGTCACCACCAACCCTTCGCTCATCCTAAAGGCCGGCCGGCCGATGAAGGATATCATTGCCGAGATCTGCGACCTTGTCGAAGGTCCCGTCTCAGCCGAGGTGACGGCGACCAACGCCGACGCGATGATCGCGGAAGGCCGGGCCCTGGCCGGCATCGCCGACAACATCGCGGTCAAGCTGCCGCTGACGCTCGACGGCCTGAAGGCCTGCCGCACACTCACCGGCGAAGGCCTCATGGTCAACGTTACCCTGTGCTTTTCGGCCAACCAGGCCCTGCTCGCCGCCAAGGCCGGCGCGACCTTCGTCTCGCCCTTCATCGGCCGTCTCGACGACATCAACATCGATGGCATGGACCTGATCCGCGAGATGCGCATCATCTATGACAACTACGATTTCGAGACCGAAATCCTCGCCGCCTCGATCCGCACCGCCAATCACGTCAAGGACTGCGCGATGGTGGGCGCCGATGTCGCCACCGTGCCGCCGGCCGTGCTCAAAGGCCTGGTCAAGCACCCGCTGACCGACAAGGGGCTGGAGCAGTTCCTCGCCGACTGGGCCAAGACCGGCCAGAGCATTCTCTGA